From the genome of Tenericutes bacterium MZ-XQ:
TGAACAACTAAAAGCAACACATCATGTGATTAAAACGAGAGAACCAGGCGGTAGCATGATTGCAGAAGCCATTAGGGACATCATCTTAAATCCTAAATATGAAGGTGTTACGCCATATACAGAAGCGCTTCTTTTAGCTGCATCAAGAGCACAACATCTTGATGAAGTTATCCTTCCTTCTTTAAAAAAAGGCGCTATCGTTTTATGTGATAGATATATTGATAGTTCTTTGGCATATCAAGGATATGCAAGAAATCTAGGGTTTGATTTTGTTTTAAGCATTAACAGATATGCAACCTTAAATATGCCTGATTTAACTTTTTATATCGATTTAGATCCTGAAATTGGTATGAGTCGAATCGAAGGAAGATCAAAGTTTGATCGATTGGATCAAGAATCCAAAAATTTCCATTTAGAAGTAAGAAAAGGATATTTAGAAGTTTTAGACAAATATCCAAATCGAATGATAAAAATAGATGGTAATCAGACAGTTGAAGAAATATCAGCTGAAATTATAAGAATCATAAAGGAAAAATTATGAAACGTGCTTTACACTTTTTTGAACAAGCTATCAAAAAGAATAGACTTTCTCACTTGTATTTGATTAGTGGTCCAAGTGGAAGCGGTAAAGTTAAACTTGCAGATGAAGTGAGTTATTTGATTTTGAACCAAAACAAACCAGAGAATAAACATTTAAGAAATCAAATCAAACAACATCAACACTCAAATGTCATGTTTATCGAACCAGATGGATTGACACTCAAAAAAGATCAAATATTAGATTTACAACAAGAATTTTCAAAAACTGCTTTGGTTAAAGGACCAAGAATTTATGTGATTAATCATGTGGAGAAGATGAGTCAAAGTGCTGCAAACTCGTTACTGAAATTCATGGAAGAACCACAAAATCGTGAAGTCTATGGATTTTTGCTAACAGATAATCTTCAAGATGTCATCCAAACAATTAAATCTAGAAGTCAGATGTTACATTTAAAAGAAGTTGATGAGAATACTTTAAAAGAAACTTTAATTGAAGAAGGGCTAGAAGAGGATGTTGCGACACTAGCACCATATTTAACAAAAGATTTCGAGAAAGCCTTATTGTTAGCTGAAGATCCCAATTTTATCGCAATGGTAGAATTCATTGAAGAAATTGTAAAAAATTGGAATAATCGAAATATATCTTTTCCAGTGTTTATCCACAAAAAGGCTGGATTGATCTTACAAGATCGGGATGTTTTTCAAAATTTTTTAGAATTGCTATTATTATATTTTGTTGATTTAATCCATTATCGAGCAAATCAACCAATTACATATCTTTATTTAAAAGAATATATTCAAAAGCAAAGTGATCAAATGAAGGTCAATGAAATTAATGAGCTCATTGATGCAATTCAAACTATCATTAAAAAACAAACTTATTTCATCAATACTGAGTTAGCACTGGATGAATTAAGTTACATACTAGAAAAAAAGAGGTAACGACATGAATGTTGCTTTAGTACAGTTTAAAGAAGCAGGAAAAAAATACTTCTTTTCATATGAGAACTTAACGATTAATCAAGAAGATCTTGTTGTTGTTGAAACATCAAGAGGTGTTGAAATCGGTAAAGTATACATGTTAAAAGAAATTGAAGCATCTGAACTTACAAGTGAATTAAAACCGATTTTAAGAGTCGCAACCGAAGGCGATATCAAAGAAGAAGATTATAATCAATCACTAGAACCAGGTGTTCTAGAAACTGCAAAAAAATTAGCAGTTAAAAATGAGTTGGAAATTAAAGTTCTTGGTGCGGAATACACGTTGGACCGTAAAAGACTACTTATATATTTTGAGTCAGAAAGTCGTGTAGATTTTAGAGGATTAGTTAAGGATTTAAGCGAAGTGTATCATACACGTATCGAACTTAGACAAATAGGTCCTAGAGATGCTGCAAAGATGATTGGTGGTATTGGACCTTGTGGACTTATCCTTTGTTGTACAACTTTTATTGGAGAGTTTGATACTGTTTCTATCAAGATGGCTAAGAATCAAAATTTAGCATTGAATCCACAGAAAATCTCTGGTGTATGTGGCAAGCTTTTATGTTGTATAAAATATGAAGATGATGCATATACAGAACTTAAAGCTAAATTACCTGATTATCATGACAAGGTTGAAACAGAAAAAGGGCTGGCACTTGTGATAGACGTAAATATTTTAGGACAAAAAGTTAAGGTAAGATACCAACAAGAAGATATTGTTGAATGGTTATCTTTAGATCAGTTTAAAAGGGTATAACATTGAAAAGAGCATTAATCGGATCAAAGCTTGTAGTTGATCAAGATAGAGGACATGCGTTTAATTTGGATACCGTGTTATTAGCCGATTTTGTAAAGTTGACATATCGAATAAAGCATGTCATTGATGTGGGAACTGGTAATGGAACTATCGCCTTATATCTATCGGAAAAAACGAAAGCTAAAATAACCGCTATTGAAATCCAAGAGTCTCGATATCATAAAGCAGTTAAAAATGTTCAATTAAATCGATTAGAAAAGCAAATCGATGTTGTCCACCAAGATTACTT
Proteins encoded in this window:
- a CDS encoding dTMP kinase produces the protein MFITFEGGEGTGKTTLIETIYEQLKATHHVIKTREPGGSMIAEAIRDIILNPKYEGVTPYTEALLLAASRAQHLDEVILPSLKKGAIVLCDRYIDSSLAYQGYARNLGFDFVLSINRYATLNMPDLTFYIDLDPEIGMSRIEGRSKFDRLDQESKNFHLEVRKGYLEVLDKYPNRMIKIDGNQTVEEISAEIIRIIKEKL